A genomic region of Echeneis naucrates chromosome 24, fEcheNa1.1, whole genome shotgun sequence contains the following coding sequences:
- the entpd5b gene encoding ectonucleoside triphosphate diphosphohydrolase 5 isoform X1 has product MKPAVPFLLLVLLGMSGLGPAQVRSSLLDLANSIGSVLPSLSRPANHSRIFYAVMFDAGSTGTRIHVYTFIQSDSVELPVLDNEMFHSIKPGLSAYADFPEMAGHTVRMLLKVAKKTVPRLEWKRTPVFLRATAGLRLLPTEKAHALLNEVQHVFVESPFLVTDNCVTIMNGTNEGILAWISLNFLTGHLNAQTKKTVGILDLGGGSTQITFLPRLRKTIETVPVTDYVARFDIFNTTFELYTYSYLGNGLMVARLATLGALGGEGLEWQVFKSPCLPKKFRDEWSFGGVTYQVSGDPEGYAGFKLCYEQVLKVVKGIIHQPYEIEDSNVFYAFSYYFDRAVEAGLIDGVQGGTLEVRDFKKRAKEVCNKMAKYPLNSPFLCMDLTYIACLLKDGFGFKESTVLQLTKKVNNVEASWALGATLEHFHNLKIH; this is encoded by the exons ATGAAGCCCGCTGTGCCTTTTCTACTCCTGGTCCTGCTTGGCATGTCAGGGCTGGGTCCAGCCCAGGTCAGGTCCTCACTTCTGGACTTGGCCAACAGCATCGGGAGCGTCCTTCCCAGTCTCAGCCGCCCTGCAAACCACAGCCGTATCTTCTATGCAGTGATGTTTGATGCAGGGAGCACAGGCACCCGCATTCATGTTTACACCTTCATCCAGAGTGACTCAG TGGAGCTGCCTGTTTTGGACAATGAGATGTTCCATTCTATCAAGCCTGGTTTGTCAGCATATGCTGACTTCCCTGAAATG GCGGGACACACAGTGAGGATGCTGTTGAAGGTGGCCAAGAAGACTGTGCCTCGCCTGGAGTGGAAGAGGACTCCGGTGTTCCTCAGAGCAACAGCTGGACTTCGGCTGCTGCCCACAGAGAAAGCTCATGCTCTTCTGAATGAG gTTCAACATGTGTTTGTCGAGTCTCCTTTTTTAGTCACTGACAACTGTGTCACCATAATGAATGGGACAAATGAAG GTATCTTGGCTTGGATATCTCTGAACTTTCTGACAG GTCACCTTAATGCACAAACCAAGAAGACAGTGGGAATATTGGATTTGGGAGGAGGATCTACACAGATCACTTTCCTGCCAAGACTGAGg AAAACCATTGAAACTGTTCCAGTCACTGATTACGTTGCCAGATTTGACatcttcaacacaacatttgAATTGTACACTTACAG CTACCTGGGAAATGGACTGATGGTAGCACGGCTGGCCACGCTCGGTGCTTTGGGCGGAGAAG GATTGGAGTGGCAAGTTTTCAAAAGCCCCTGCCTGCCAAAGAAGTTCAGGGATGAATGGAGCTTTGGAGGAGTAACCTATCAAGTGAGCGGGGACCCAGAGG GGTATGCTGGATTCAAGTTGTGTTATGAACAAGTGCTCAAGGTCGTGAAGGGCATTATTCATCAGCCATATGAGATCGAAGATAGCAATGTTTTCTATGCATTCTCCTATTACTTCGACAGAGCTGTGGAGGCAGGTCTTATCG ATGGGGTCCAAGGAGGGACGCTGGAGGTGAGAGACTTCAAGAAGAGAGCTAAAGAGG tGTGCAACAAAATGGCCAAGTACCCTCTCAACAGTCCTTTCCTGTGTATGGACCTGACCTACATCGCTTGTCTGCTAAAGGATGGGTTTGGCTTCAAGGAGAGCACTGTGCTACAG TTGACCAAGAAAGTGAACAACGTGGAGGCAAGCTGGGCTCTGGGTGCCACACTGGAACACTTCCACAACCTGAAGATCCACTGA
- the entpd5b gene encoding ectonucleoside triphosphate diphosphohydrolase 5 isoform X2, which yields MKPAVPFLLLVLLGMSGLGPAQVRSSLLDLANSIGSVLPSLSRPANHSRIFYAVMFDAGSTGTRIHVYTFIQSDSVELPVLDNEMFHSIKPGLSAYADFPEMAGHTVRMLLKVAKKTVPRLEWKRTPVFLRATAGLRLLPTEKAHALLNEVQHVFVESPFLVTDNCVTIMNGTNEGILAWISLNFLTGHLNAQTKKTVGILDLGGGSTQITFLPRLRKTIETVPVTDYVARFDIFNTTFELYTYSYLGNGLMVARLATLGALGGEGLEWQVFKSPCLPKKFRDEWSFGGVTYQVSGDPEGYAGFKLCYEQVLKVVKGIIHQPYEIEDSNVFYAFSYYFDRAVEMGSKEGRWR from the exons ATGAAGCCCGCTGTGCCTTTTCTACTCCTGGTCCTGCTTGGCATGTCAGGGCTGGGTCCAGCCCAGGTCAGGTCCTCACTTCTGGACTTGGCCAACAGCATCGGGAGCGTCCTTCCCAGTCTCAGCCGCCCTGCAAACCACAGCCGTATCTTCTATGCAGTGATGTTTGATGCAGGGAGCACAGGCACCCGCATTCATGTTTACACCTTCATCCAGAGTGACTCAG TGGAGCTGCCTGTTTTGGACAATGAGATGTTCCATTCTATCAAGCCTGGTTTGTCAGCATATGCTGACTTCCCTGAAATG GCGGGACACACAGTGAGGATGCTGTTGAAGGTGGCCAAGAAGACTGTGCCTCGCCTGGAGTGGAAGAGGACTCCGGTGTTCCTCAGAGCAACAGCTGGACTTCGGCTGCTGCCCACAGAGAAAGCTCATGCTCTTCTGAATGAG gTTCAACATGTGTTTGTCGAGTCTCCTTTTTTAGTCACTGACAACTGTGTCACCATAATGAATGGGACAAATGAAG GTATCTTGGCTTGGATATCTCTGAACTTTCTGACAG GTCACCTTAATGCACAAACCAAGAAGACAGTGGGAATATTGGATTTGGGAGGAGGATCTACACAGATCACTTTCCTGCCAAGACTGAGg AAAACCATTGAAACTGTTCCAGTCACTGATTACGTTGCCAGATTTGACatcttcaacacaacatttgAATTGTACACTTACAG CTACCTGGGAAATGGACTGATGGTAGCACGGCTGGCCACGCTCGGTGCTTTGGGCGGAGAAG GATTGGAGTGGCAAGTTTTCAAAAGCCCCTGCCTGCCAAAGAAGTTCAGGGATGAATGGAGCTTTGGAGGAGTAACCTATCAAGTGAGCGGGGACCCAGAGG GGTATGCTGGATTCAAGTTGTGTTATGAACAAGTGCTCAAGGTCGTGAAGGGCATTATTCATCAGCCATATGAGATCGAAGATAGCAATGTTTTCTATGCATTCTCCTATTACTTCGACAGAGCTGTGGAG ATGGGGTCCAAGGAGGGACGCTGGAGGTGA
- the LOC115037785 gene encoding methylmalonate-semialdehyde dehydrogenase [acylating], mitochondrial-like isoform X2, whose protein sequence is MAAILLRSLLNKKAPLQLGRMCYSSSSSVRASTPTTKLFIDGKFVESNTSEWIEIHNPATNVVVGRVPKATQEEMLAAVDSCSRAFKSWSETSILSRQQIFLRYQQLIKDNIKELSKMITLEQGKTLADAEGDVFRGLQVVEHACSITSLMLGETLPSITKDMDTYTYRLPIGVCAGIAPFNFPAMIPLWMFPIGMVCGNTYLMKPSERVPGCTMLLAKMLQDAGAPDGTLNIIHGQHAAVNFICDHPAIKAISFVGSNQAGEYIYERGSKNGKRVQSNMGAKNHGVVMPDANKENTINQLVGAAFGAAGQRCMALSTAIFVGESRDWLPELVERSKSLCVNAGDQPGADVGPLISPEAKNRVESLIQSGVEEGAKLLLDGRKVNVKGYENGNFVGPTILGKVTPEMTCYKEEIFGPVLVVLEADSLDEAISLINRNPYGNGTAIFTTNGATARKYTHEVDVGQIGVNVPIPVPLPMFSFTGSRGSFRGDTNFYGKQGIQFYTQVKTVTSQWKAEDATVTSPAVTMPTMGR, encoded by the exons ATGGCAGCAATTCTCCTCCGGTCGCTATTGAACAAGAAG GCCCCCCTTCAGCTGGGTCGCATGTgttactcctcctcctcctcggtaAGAGCAAGCACT CCCACTACCAAGCTGTTCATTGATGGCAAATTTGTTGAGTCCAACACGTCTGAATGGATTGAAATTCACAACCCT GCCACTAATGTGGTGGTCGGACGTGTTCCCAAAGCAACCCAGGAGGAGATGTTGGCAGCTGTGGACTCCTGTTCCAGAGCCTTTAAGTCCTGGTCTGAGACCTCCATTCTCAGCAGGCAGCAGATCTTTTTGCGCTACCAGCAACTCATCAAGGACAACATT aaaGAACTGTCTAAAATGATCACCTTGGAGCAGGGCAAAACTCTTGCTGACGCCGAAGGAGATGTATTTAGAGGACTGC AGGTGGTTGAGCACGCCTGCAGCATTACATCTCTCATGCTTGGGGAAACTTTACCCTCCATCACCAAGGACATGGACACTTATACCTACCGTCTGCCCATTGGTGTATGTGCTGGCATTGCCCCTTTTAATTTCCCTGCCATGATTCCGCTATGGATGTTCCCTATTGGCATGGTGTGTGGTAACACCTACCTGATGAAGCCCTCTGAGCGGGTCCCAGGATGCACCATGCTCTTGGCCAAAATGCTTCAGGATGCTGGGGCACCAGATGGTACACTCAACATCATCCACGGCCAGCATGCAG CGGTGAACTTCATCTGTGACCATCCAGCCATTAAAGCTATTAGCTTTGTGGGCTCCAACCAGGCTGGAGAGTATATCTATGAGCGGGGCTCCAAGAATGGCAAGAGAGTGCAATCAAACATG GGAGCTAAGAACCACGGTGTAGTGATGCCTGATGCCAACAAAGAGAACACTATCAACCAGCTGGTGGGTGCTGCCTTTGGTGCCGCTGGCCAGCGCTGTATGGCTCTCTCCACTGCTATTTTTGTAGGAGAGTCTCGTGACTGGCTTCCAGAACTAGTGGAGCGCTCCAAATCACTATGCGTAAACGCAG GCGATCAGCCTGGTGCAGATGTAGGGCCCCTGATCTCCCCTGAAGCCAAGAACAGGGTGGAGTCTTTGATCCAAAGTGGTGTGGAAGAGGGTGCCAAGCTGCTGCTAGATGGAAGAAAGGTCAATGTCAAAGGATATGAAAATGGAAACTTTGTTGGACCCACCATCCTGGGCAAAGTTACG CCTGAAATGACATGTTACAAAGAAGAGATCTTTGGACCAGTTCTTGTTGTTCTGGAGGCTGACAGTTTAGATGAAGCCATTTCTTTGATCAACAGAAACCCTTATGGCAATGGCACTGCCATCTTCACCACAAACGGAGCCACAGcacgcaaatacacacatgaaGTAGACGTTGGCCAG ATTGGTGTGAATGTGCCCATCCCCGTTCCCCTCCCCATGTTCTCCTTCACCGGATCCAGAGGTTCATTCAGGGGAGACACCAACTTCTACGGCAAGCAG GGCATCCAGTTTTATACTCAGGTCAAGACGGTAACATCACAGTGGAAGGCTGAGGATGCTACTGTTACTAGCCCAGCTGTTACCATGCCAACCATGGGACGCTAA
- the LOC115037785 gene encoding methylmalonate-semialdehyde dehydrogenase [acylating], mitochondrial-like isoform X1 yields the protein MAAILLRSLLNKKAPLQLGRMCYSSSSSPTTKLFIDGKFVESNTSEWIEIHNPATNVVVGRVPKATQEEMLAAVDSCSRAFKSWSETSILSRQQIFLRYQQLIKDNIKELSKMITLEQGKTLADAEGDVFRGLQVVEHACSITSLMLGETLPSITKDMDTYTYRLPIGVCAGIAPFNFPAMIPLWMFPIGMVCGNTYLMKPSERVPGCTMLLAKMLQDAGAPDGTLNIIHGQHAAVNFICDHPAIKAISFVGSNQAGEYIYERGSKNGKRVQSNMGAKNHGVVMPDANKENTINQLVGAAFGAAGQRCMALSTAIFVGESRDWLPELVERSKSLCVNAGDQPGADVGPLISPEAKNRVESLIQSGVEEGAKLLLDGRKVNVKGYENGNFVGPTILGKVTPEMTCYKEEIFGPVLVVLEADSLDEAISLINRNPYGNGTAIFTTNGATARKYTHEVDVGQIGVNVPIPVPLPMFSFTGSRGSFRGDTNFYGKQGIQFYTQVKTVTSQWKAEDATVTSPAVTMPTMGR from the exons ATGGCAGCAATTCTCCTCCGGTCGCTATTGAACAAGAAG GCCCCCCTTCAGCTGGGTCGCATGTgttactcctcctcctcctcg CCCACTACCAAGCTGTTCATTGATGGCAAATTTGTTGAGTCCAACACGTCTGAATGGATTGAAATTCACAACCCT GCCACTAATGTGGTGGTCGGACGTGTTCCCAAAGCAACCCAGGAGGAGATGTTGGCAGCTGTGGACTCCTGTTCCAGAGCCTTTAAGTCCTGGTCTGAGACCTCCATTCTCAGCAGGCAGCAGATCTTTTTGCGCTACCAGCAACTCATCAAGGACAACATT aaaGAACTGTCTAAAATGATCACCTTGGAGCAGGGCAAAACTCTTGCTGACGCCGAAGGAGATGTATTTAGAGGACTGC AGGTGGTTGAGCACGCCTGCAGCATTACATCTCTCATGCTTGGGGAAACTTTACCCTCCATCACCAAGGACATGGACACTTATACCTACCGTCTGCCCATTGGTGTATGTGCTGGCATTGCCCCTTTTAATTTCCCTGCCATGATTCCGCTATGGATGTTCCCTATTGGCATGGTGTGTGGTAACACCTACCTGATGAAGCCCTCTGAGCGGGTCCCAGGATGCACCATGCTCTTGGCCAAAATGCTTCAGGATGCTGGGGCACCAGATGGTACACTCAACATCATCCACGGCCAGCATGCAG CGGTGAACTTCATCTGTGACCATCCAGCCATTAAAGCTATTAGCTTTGTGGGCTCCAACCAGGCTGGAGAGTATATCTATGAGCGGGGCTCCAAGAATGGCAAGAGAGTGCAATCAAACATG GGAGCTAAGAACCACGGTGTAGTGATGCCTGATGCCAACAAAGAGAACACTATCAACCAGCTGGTGGGTGCTGCCTTTGGTGCCGCTGGCCAGCGCTGTATGGCTCTCTCCACTGCTATTTTTGTAGGAGAGTCTCGTGACTGGCTTCCAGAACTAGTGGAGCGCTCCAAATCACTATGCGTAAACGCAG GCGATCAGCCTGGTGCAGATGTAGGGCCCCTGATCTCCCCTGAAGCCAAGAACAGGGTGGAGTCTTTGATCCAAAGTGGTGTGGAAGAGGGTGCCAAGCTGCTGCTAGATGGAAGAAAGGTCAATGTCAAAGGATATGAAAATGGAAACTTTGTTGGACCCACCATCCTGGGCAAAGTTACG CCTGAAATGACATGTTACAAAGAAGAGATCTTTGGACCAGTTCTTGTTGTTCTGGAGGCTGACAGTTTAGATGAAGCCATTTCTTTGATCAACAGAAACCCTTATGGCAATGGCACTGCCATCTTCACCACAAACGGAGCCACAGcacgcaaatacacacatgaaGTAGACGTTGGCCAG ATTGGTGTGAATGTGCCCATCCCCGTTCCCCTCCCCATGTTCTCCTTCACCGGATCCAGAGGTTCATTCAGGGGAGACACCAACTTCTACGGCAAGCAG GGCATCCAGTTTTATACTCAGGTCAAGACGGTAACATCACAGTGGAAGGCTGAGGATGCTACTGTTACTAGCCCAGCTGTTACCATGCCAACCATGGGACGCTAA